The window TATTGGAAGTTTACGTGTTAATTTAGCAGTTATTCACTAACCAATGCAACTCTTGAGTGAATGGTCACACTTATTCAACTAATGGTTGCAAACGTTTGTCACACGCATTGGCCATTataaagagataagaaaaacaGATTCCCAAAAACCAAAGTTTGATAAACTCTTTggttaaaacacaaaacaaaacattgaaattctatttgtttctcttgtatCTTAGCCTAGAATAAGAGAGAAACTTTGATTGTCATATCCTCCGAGAGATTTTGTGTAACCCAAGGTTTTTGATAAGGGCTGAAATACTCTTTAAAGAAAGTGTTCTCGTGCGCGATTCAATCATTATCCAAGTTCACTGTACGTTACGATCCGAAGTTACATCATTTATACAACATTCTTAAAGAGTATTCTCTGGTGAACTATGACGAGTTCATCGGTCCGTGAGATGACTTCAAAGTTTGGCAAGTTGGATAAGTTCGAGGGAGTGGACTTTCGAAGATGACAGAAGAAGATGCATTTCCTTCTCACCACACTCAATGTGGTGTATGTTCTAAGCATGCCAATGCCTACCGTGACGGAAGATGCTGAGAAGGAGTTCGAGGAGACAAAGAAGCAACTTAAGTGGGAGAACGATGACTACATATGCCGTGGCCACATTCTTAGCGGTATGTCTGATCCTCTCTTTGACGTCTATCAAAATGTCGAATCCGCAAAGGAACTGTGGGATGCTTTGGAATCAAAGTACATGGCTGAGGATGCTTCTAGTAAGAAGTTCCTTGTgagtaattttaataattacaaGATGTCTGATTCAAGTCCTGTTATGGAGCAATACAATGAATTGCTTCGCATCCTCGGGAAATTCGCTCAACACAAGATGAAGATGGATGAATCCATCTCAGTGTCGAGTATCATCGACAAGTTGTCGCCATCATGGAAGGATTTTAGGCACGTgtgaaacacacacaaaaaagagtTGTCTCTTGTACAACTTGGTATCCATTTGCCCATAGAGGAATCTCTAAGGGTGCAAGAGGGTGGAAAATCCAAAGAGGCTGAACCTTCTTCAATCAATATGATGGAAGAAGGTGGGAATTCTAAGATGAAGAATAAAGGGAAGAAACATCCCTTTAGTGACAACACTTACAGTGGGCCTAACAAAAAGCTTACGAGcgtttgttggttttgtaacAAGCCGGGTCACCTTAAACGTGCAAAGGATAAGGATAGAACAGGACAAAACAGTTCAGGTAAGGGTCTAAGGACCAAGGACAAATTACTCATTAAGGCCAGAATCTTGTAAATGATTCACATTTTCATGTGTATTGATTGCTCGAGTAATTGCCCGATATAATTAACCGTAAGGCAATATATACGGGGAcgaatccacaaggaccaatggtacactaaaaATTTGCGAGAGTCGTAAATAGCTAAAGCGGACGaatgtttgtttctttggtttcagaaattgtaaatataaatgcaagaaatgaaacaaTTAAACTTATAAGATTAAAACATTGGGTCATGGGATACTTCAGAGATATATGACTAATGAGAAAATCAAATatggaattcaataattaagaaccgttctagaacatgaaaaaaagaatagaCTAACCCTCTTTTAAGGCATTAGAAACTAAATTTGACTATTAGTTTGGTAAACATTCATTTGCAACCTCCTAGCCAAGTTTGCATTACAATAAGGTTCAGTTAGTTCACAATGCGTCCTAatatcaactttcgcaggctagAAATAGATTGTTCAATTCACACTCATTCATGCATTCTatctgtgacaacccgtcccgcggacctcacaagcccaccgctagctgccccaacggaccgtccgtggatcTCACTAGCCCACTgttagccgcccaaacggattccaagctggccctgcagggcatcgatcctaacccatcactgtggatatccaaatccacagtaggttattggtgcgtcaggcgttcctcgaaccctggtccccaccctttaacaaccttcccacaggacaagctgtcaccaattgatggccctgcagggcatcaatccgatcaattggtgacagcttgtcctgtggaaaggttgttaaagggtggggaccagggttcgaggaacgcctggtgccCCAATAACCTACCGGTTGCAAACTCTTGAGTGAATGGTCACACTTATTCAACAAACGGTTGCAAACGTTTGTCACACTCATTGGCCATTATGAAACTCTGTCTTTCGACACCAAAAAATGGTagagaaagagataagaaaaacaGATTCCCAAAAACCAAAGCTTGATAAACTCTTTGGtgaaagaataaaacaaaacattgagAAATTGAAACTCTATTTGTTTCACTTGTATTTTAGcctaaaacaaaagagaaatttgtattttagcctaaaacaaaagagaaactttGATTATCGTACCATGCGAGAGATTTTGTATAACCCAAGACTTTTGATAAAGGTCAAAATACTCTTTAACGAAAGTGTTCTCATGTATGATGCAATCATAATTCAAGTTCATCGTACGTTACGATCCGGAGTTACACCTTTTATACAACAACTTGAACTGATATTCTAAAAAACTGAATGATCTTAAACTTAGGATCCAAATGATCCAAAACCGAATAGTACCAAACAGAATATCCGAATGCCAAGATTAGGTTGAaagttaaagatttttttttttttttaagtaaaagaaagaggtagttgttttctaatttttgtgcACAGTTACATTCTCTTTTGACTTTTTAGGCTCCAACTGGTAAccaaaatttaggaaaagaacGAGGAAGAATACGATATTCCTCTTCATTCCTCAAAATTTTTACCATTTACAAAGAATATTATTTCCTCATCATTCTTCTACATTCCTCATAAAATGAGGAACACTAGACCAAAAATGTTCCTCCCCAAAATTGACGAGgaacaaatagaacaaaaaaaaaaagaataaatattaaatttcgttttttattttaaaataaataaaaattatgtttattaataatattttaattttataatacaataatattcatatttttcacaGTATATTGGCAGTTAAATATACtttatacaaaatttcatattaaattaatttgaaagctTTATCTGAAAAttgtatgaatagtaaaataaaattaaaaaatgtgtatactgtaaataaaaactagaaatattttattttaaaatcaaatgtaaaatttattttatatacattaaaagtagtattagtattttattgactgatttatttaatatttaatatatttttaaaaatattgttattatttggttaccagttattattttgttctttctttgtatcttttcctttcattcctcaaaaattgtttattccgttcctcattgtttttttattcattttactTTTGTTCCTCTAATGGTTATCGGTAGAACCCTTAGTCTTACCATCCTCAAAAGGTGGTGCAGTATGGCACTACAACAAGTCTTGTAAAATGTAACTAGAGTTTTCATTTTTCGACAGGGTATTTCTCGACTTGTTGACAACGATGTATGGACCAAATATAATTCTCTCATAGATAAATGGagtttttgaaagaagaaaaagggagGATCATTTTTTATGGTTTGAAATTAAACCAATCAGTTTGATCTATTTCTTGATTTCTATGTGAGTTTATAACAATAGGGACAAAGATGGCAGGGAGTTTTACAGAATTAAGTCAGATTGTAGTTTAATAGATGGAGATCAATCACATAGAACATGCATATGTTGTTCTTATAATACTTTTAACATGCAAAGAAAGAATGGACAAGAAAGAGATACCAAGATTTTACGAGTTCAAGCTGTCGTGTGGAATCCTAAAACTTGCTGGACTTTCTCCGGAATTCATTAGAACAAGCTAAAGTCCCAGCTTTATTGAAGaggaaagaacaaacaaaatttggtaCAGTCTTAACAGGTGAAAGTCTTTATGGAGTTCGAGAGTTGTTCTATATGGATTGAATCCTTTGGTATCTCAATTTATACCAACCAATACTAAGAAGAAGCTAAACAAGAATAGCAAAGAGAACTTGAAGAaaatatctcttcttttcttctttgcaaaaGTCTCTATGGGAAGAGAGTTCAGCATAACCACTACTTCCTTTGCAAAGATGAAAGACTTCTGTGATGCAAATGAAAGTTTGGGTTAAGTATCTCTTTACAACACTGAGTATGTTAGATATTAGCAATGAGTTCCAGAAGGCTATAAACAGCCCAGCTTGATCCTTTGGCCCctgtttttgttcctttttgttCAAAACTAAAGATGAGTTTCTCTATGTCAGAGAAGGTGGAAAGACTAGAATCTGATTTCATCAGACATAAATGTTTCAAATTATAGATGTGAAACAACATTGTTTATAGCTCAGAGGAGGGCAAAAATAGCCTTAAAAAGTGGAGAAACACAGATAATGTTTGCTAACCGAATCAGAAATGAAGCAACAAGAAAGAACCATCACAGTCTCAGCAACCCAAAACCTATGTAGTGAGTTCCATAATGGCGGAAACAATATCTCCGTCATTGGCTTTAAGAGCCTTAACAGCCTTAGCCTTCGAGACACCAGCTTGAGTCATGACGAGATCAATGTCCTTGGCTTCAACACCAGtctcatcaacatcttcatcgtcatcCTCCTCTTGTGGAACAGAAGAGGATTCAGAAGCATCAGTGTTGGGGATCATGGAAGCAACGTCTGGCATCTTGAACCTCTGAGCAGCTTGTGCTTGTAGCTGAGAGCTCATGTCATCAATCTTAGCCTCACCGAATATCACATAAGTCTCAGAATTAGGAGACTTGAAAACATCCGGCTTCGAGATCACAAACAACACCTAACCAATACAAATAACATACAGAATCAATACAAGAATGAAACATCGATTACAAGATTAGTGAATGGTTTCTTACATTCTTTGATCTCTTGATAGTCACTCTGCTAACATCTGTGACTGGTTTCATCCCCAGTTTCAGCATAGCCTTTCGGCTCTTCTTCTCGCTTCTACTTTGCTTAGAACTCTCATTCTCACCAGCTCCTTCACATtacataaacaacaacaacaatatgaaAACCACAACATCGTAACTACAAACAAAATCCAGAAAGCTTAATGAAACATTGCATCAGATTCAATCACAACAAATCCACAAATATGACTCCAAGAAAACATCTCTATCTCTTTAAGTCtattaaagaaaacaatcaaatcgAGAGAAAACAACATACCATCTGCAacctcgtcgtcgtcgtcatcaacatcatcgtcgtcttcatctccatctttcacatcctcaacaacaacatcgTTCTCCTTCTGCTCTCCACAACAACACaatcccaaaaaaacaaatcatcaaatcGAAACAAACCTTCGACTCgctcaaaaatacataaaagagagagagagaaaacaaaatgaaaccTGGAGCTTCATCTGCTCTTTGATGGAATCCATAAGCTCCTCCTCGTTCACTTCCTCAATCACTGGACctggcatcttcttcttcttcttcttatcttcttcggaggagaaacaaaaaaaaaaaagaaaaaaaacgaaaaccctTAAAACAGCGCAGCGAAACTAACCCTTTTCTCAGTTTCAGTGGCgatgtatataaataaagtgCTTCGGGCTTACCCTATAATTTATTGGGCCTTAATATAGCCCGTTTGTGTTTTATCCATTAGCCCACTGGACTAAGATACATTAGCCCATATAATTCGGATTGGAGAAAATCATGCTCAAAAAGTATGATTTAAAGATGTATGTACAAAGTtgacaacataaaaaaaaaaatgtatgtaacAATTAGGTCTGGGCGTTTGGATACCCTTTCAGGTTCGGATCgagtattttggatttttggatttaGAAATATAGGACTCGTTCGAATATTTTTAGACTTCGAGTTTGGGTCAGATTTGGATTCGAATTACTccgaagttcacaaaactcaaaattttaataactaatttaatctaaattattcaaaaatacccaatctatttaaaaatttagaataatttttacccaaatttactaaaatatagtttaaatacttgaaaatgtttaaaattttgaatattttaaacacttatattattaaaataataaatattactaatataatacttctatatattaataatgtggaTATATTCGGATATCTGTCCGAATTTCGGTTTGGATCGGATTCGGGTTCAAGTTtttggatttagagatttagaacccattcggatattttataatttcaaatatgAGATCGGATCGGATTTTTTGGATCGGATTCGGATCATATTTTCGGATCTGAATATTTTGCCTAGACCTAACCGTACGCATCTTCTCTCCTTGACACATGACAACACATGACACATGTACTATGATCTCTATTGTGTCTCAGACATGTACCCTACACGGCTACACCAACCATATGTcatatgatgatgatttcaACATAAAcaaagtgtttttttcttcttcttttttttttctttttcaaatgaATTATTAGGCGTTGGTTGGTTGAAactaaaatttgacaatgataATATCAACATATGAAAACATCTACTAAATCAGTCACTACATTTCACATCAGTTTTCTATCACTTGATTTATCAAACGTCAACTATAATTTAGTCATGTGAGGTCCAACTGTCAATAATTAGAGTGAAGATCAAGAAAAGGTTTGCTTTTCTACCTTTAATTTGTACATCTTCTCCACTCACAGTCACAGTTCATATCCGATATATGCTTATTCTTGTTTTGGTAAGACATTGTTCAGTGCAAGACTTCTACTTGTGGTAAAATTCTTTAGATTCAATGATTACAATCTCGTCATCAATGAAAGCTTAGCCTCCGCCatttttatgtatgtatatattttcctttttaccatCATTTGTTTTCTAGTCGTTTagtttcatgtaaaaaaaattggtttcgaTCGTTATGTACTTGTGTTGAATATCCTAGAAAGGTGGAAACGGAGACCTTGTTCATATCATATCACGTGAGGCGGGAATAATTAGGCAAATGGACGTTATACTTTGCGATCTTGGCATGATGTCCTATCTTTTTGTATACCAATTTTTAAGTCAACAGTGAATTAGAGAAGGCAGGAGTATAAATTTAGTTGGGAATTTGATAGTTttaaaacacaacacaacaatatTGTTTGatacaataaaattcaaaaactgtTATAAAATTAGTGTGAGTATACATCACCACATGTGTCTTTCTTCATGCAAACAATCACAATAAGTGTCTTTCTTCATGCAATGCATATAACACTTGTTCACTTGCACACCATTTGTCACCAACTTCTCTatccttgtttttgtttccttcctCTATAAATAGGAGTCATGTAGAAGAGAAACATGTAGTAGTGAGAAGTCTTACCATATCTCTAAGTTTCTCTCTAGCTTCTCTCTAGTTTTCTCTCTTAAATCCATACACTCATCTTCCAGATCTTTTCTGCTTTTAATTGTCCTCATAATAAAGTACTTGTTACCTCCAAACTTATAATATAGTTCACAACATATTATCAGCACGATCAGCTCTCCATCCATCATCAGTTTGAGGTAACATTTAGCTTATGTTAAATTTGTctaaatttaattagtttatatgcatattactatatgtattatttatagaATAAAGACTATTCATACTTCTTAATCttaatggtaggctctgcctccttgatctatatattttaattatatggaaGGCTATACCTCCTaaaatgattgttttaatttatgaatatattatatagcttaaattttttttatataatttatattaaatttttatccGTCAGAAACGGGGctagaagaggaaaaagcaaaAACCATGATGTTCTTGTGTCACTATCTCCACgatggtttaaaaaatgaatacataatGAGATAAAATCCTGCAGATCTCTGGATCGCTCTCAAAGATAGGTTTGATCACCAAAAGTATGTGATCTTACCAAAAGTCAAACATGAATGGCTAAACCTGCGGTTtcaggattacaaaagtgtaTGTGAGTACAATTTCTCTTTGTTCGGAATCACTTCAAGGATGGCTCTATGCGGAGAAGAAGTTtccgattatgatatgatcgagaaaatatttcaaacttttcatCTTTCAAATGTACTCATGCATCAACAATATTGAGAATGAGGGTATACTCGATATTCTGAATTAATGCAAGTTCTTCATGAtgctgaacaaaataatgagctcgTGATGATAAATCATGAAACTCGTCCAACTGGATCAGATCCACTTtcagaagtgaatgttgctACATCCAGCTATAATAATTGGCAAGGAAGAGGACACAGATGCGGACGCAGTCGAGGCCGTGGTCACGGTCGTGGAGGAGGTCATGGAAGAGGAAAAGTAAGAGGTCTCTCTCCTAATGACTTCAACGCAAGAAAAACCAACAATcatcttcaaatcaataatgTTGGTCGCATTTTAAAGAAACAAGGTAAACGTACTTGTTATAGATGCGGCATGAAAGGACATTGGTATCAAACCTGTCGTATTTCAAAACATTTGGCCGATCTGTATCAAGCATCTCAACAGGCAAAAGAAAGGGATGTTGAGACCAACGTCATCTCTAATGAAGTTGGACCTTTTTTCCATGGCCTAAACGATGAACCCCATCTTGATATAGCAGATTTTCTCGTTGATTATGAAAACGGAAAATCATACGAATAAGGCCCATATGCCATAATATGCTTTGTCATAGTTTGATATGTACTTTATGTTTTAACAAATGTCTTTTTgaataatagttttattgtaatatataataagccttttttgtaagactttatgttatttattaatgtttattttataaatattttatctcagaaaatatcaaattttgagATTGGGGATGGAGATATGTGTCTAGCAGACAATGCTACAACGCACTCAatacttaaagagaaaaaaaatttctcctctctcaaaataaaCTGCTAGAAGCGTGAGCACTATATGTGGTAATGTAAAGATTATTATAGGCTCTGAAAAAGCCAACTTTTCAATGCCAAAAGggacaaaatttgaaattgatgcatTATAAGTCTCATAGCAACTTGATTAGTTTCAGAGATATCCAAAGAAATGGACATCATATAGAGAATCTGAATAAGAATGGCATTGAATATATTTGCATAACATCTAAggagaaacatatattggaaAAATTGTCAATGTTATCCTCTAGATtgtattgcacaaaaataaataattttgcatcTTATGTTACAGTAATCTCTAAGTTTACTAGTATATTTAAGATATGGCATGAAAGACTTGGACATCTTGGTTCAGTCATTATGCGAAAAATTGTGCAAAATTCTAATGGTCATCcattgaagaaccaaaagatttttagatatgATGAGTGTTCATGTGATgcatgttctcaaggaaaactcataTTTGGCCATCGCCAGCCAAAATTGGGAATGAATCACCATTATTCttagagagaatacatggtGATATTTGTGGACCTATCCACCCTTCATGCGGGCCGTTtcgttattttatggtaatgattgacATATCTAGTAGATGGTCAAATGTGTTTCTATTAACAACACGAAACACGGCCTTCGCAAAATTTATTGCCCAAATAATCAGGTTGAAAGCTCAATTCCCTGATTATACCATAAAGAAAGTCAGACTTGATAACACTGGTAAATTCACTTCACAAGCTTtcaatgattattgtatgtcaaTAGGAATCGATGTTGAGCATCCGGTTcctcatgttcatacacaaaatggcatggctgaatctttaattaaacggttacaactcattgctagaccgttaatattgagaacaaaGCTCTCAATTTATGTATGGGGTCATGTTATATTGCATGCTGCGACATTAGCCCAAATACGACCAAGcacatataataaatattccCTGTACAATTAGCATCTGGTCAAGAGTCAAACATATCATATCTCCATATTTTTGGATGTGCGGTTTATGTTCCTATAGCCCCACcgcaacaaaaaaacaaaatgggacCACAAAGGAGATTGGGTATATATGTTGATTAGGCATCACCGAGTATAATTCGATATCTTGAACCGCAAACTGGTGATACATTTACGGCACGTTTTGCCGATCGCtattttaatgaagatgaatttccagcgTTACGGGGAGGAATTAAACAAGTACCAAAAGATATTACATGGTATACACCATCTTTGATATATCTTGATCCTCCTACAAATCAACGTGAACTGGAAttcagaaaattgtacatttacaaaataTGGCAAATTAATTACCAGATGCGTTCATAGATACAAAAATGGTGACAAAGTCATATATCCCCGCTGCAAATGCACCATAAAGAGTTGAAATTCCTAGAGAGGAATTCGATGGAAGCAAAGCTAATGAGCCTAAGGTTCAATTGAAACGGGGGAGGCCAATGGGCTTTAAAGATAAAATTtcccgaaagaaaaagaaaatgagagatgaaaaggttcaagaagaaccaaataaagagaaaagtcaTCAGGATGATACATAAAAATATGAGATTTCTATTAACTACGCCCAAAGTGGAATATTATGGTATAGAGATGAAATAGATAACGATaatagaatattctctttttctgcATCTAAAGAGATTGATCATGAAAAAAATGATCCAGATCCAAGGTCTGTATCAGAATGCCAACATAGGCCTGAGtgggagaaatggaaaaaggcTATGCAATTTGAGTTTCTCTCCCTCAATAAAAGAAGTGTATTTGGACCTCTTGTCACTTCATCTAAAGATGTAAAAAACATGTTGGTTGCAAGTGAGTATTTGtgcgaaaaagaaatgagaaagatgaaatcacacgatataaagcccgacttgttgcacaaggtttttctcaaagacctggagttgattatgaagaaacatattctccaatcatggatgcaattacattcaggTATTTAATGAGTCTAACGGCTTTTAAGACATTtgaaatgtaccttatggatgtagtgacaacatatttatatggatcataggataatgatatatacatgaaaatcccAGAATGATTTAAGATTCCTAAGGCATTAGACTCTAAGTCTAATAAAATTTGTGCGATTAAATTACAGCGATcactttacggattaaaacaatCCGGGTGTCTAtggtataatcgcttaagcgaaTACATATTGAAGAAAGGGTATGTTAATAATGATGCCCATGCGTCTTTATAAAGAAATCTCCATCGGGATTTGTAATCATTGAtgtgtatgttgatgatctgaatataattggaactcaaaagaagattgatgatgcaagaactcatatgaaagaagagtttgaaatgaaagatcttggaaaagCAAAATTCTGTCTCGGGCTTCAAATAAAACATTTCCAAGATAgaatatttgtgcatcaatTAAATTATACGAAAAAGATTTAAAGCGCTTTAATATGGATAAAGTAAATCCTTTGAGTACTCAAATGGTCAATAGATCTCTGAATGTCGATAGTGATCCATTT is drawn from Camelina sativa cultivar DH55 chromosome 8, Cs, whole genome shotgun sequence and contains these coding sequences:
- the LOC104707335 gene encoding nascent polypeptide-associated complex subunit alpha-like protein 4 gives rise to the protein MPGPVIEEVNEEELMDSIKEQMKLQKENDVVVEDVKDGDEDDDDVDDDDDEVADGAGENESSKQSRSEKKSRKAMLKLGMKPVTDVSRVTIKRSKNVLFVISKPDVFKSPNSETYVIFGEAKIDDMSSQLQAQAAQRFKMPDVASMIPNTDASESSSVPQEEDDDEDVDETGVEAKDIDLVMTQAGVSKAKAVKALKANDGDIVSAIMELTT